A single region of the Palaeococcus ferrophilus DSM 13482 genome encodes:
- a CDS encoding GMP synthase subunit A encodes MIVIMDNRGQYVHRIWRTLRYLGVEAKIIPNTTPLEEIKGMKPKGIVFSGGPDIEKTGNCSAILEHYDEFNVPILGICLGHQLIAKHFGGKVGRGEKAEYSLVEIEILDENEVFKGLPKKLRVWESHMDEVKELPPGFKLLAKSETCPVEAMKHESLPIYGVQFHPEVAHTERGADIYRNFVELCGEL; translated from the coding sequence ATGATAGTTATAATGGATAACAGGGGCCAGTACGTCCACAGGATTTGGAGAACCCTTCGCTACCTCGGCGTCGAGGCGAAGATAATCCCGAACACTACTCCCCTTGAGGAGATAAAGGGCATGAAGCCGAAGGGGATAGTATTCTCCGGCGGCCCGGACATCGAGAAGACCGGCAACTGCTCCGCGATTCTGGAGCACTACGACGAGTTCAACGTCCCGATACTCGGGATCTGCCTCGGCCACCAGCTCATAGCGAAGCACTTCGGCGGAAAGGTCGGGAGGGGAGAGAAGGCAGAGTACAGCCTTGTCGAGATAGAGATACTCGATGAGAACGAGGTCTTCAAGGGGCTCCCGAAGAAGCTGAGGGTCTGGGAGAGCCACATGGACGAGGTCAAGGAGCTTCCACCCGGCTTTAAGCTCTTAGCTAAGAGCGAGACCTGTCCCGTCGAGGCAATGAAGCACGAGAGCCTCCCCATCTACGGCGTCCAGTTCCACCCGGAGGTGGCCCATACCGAGCGAGGTGCGGATATCTACCGCAACTTCGTGGAGCTCTGCGGGGAGCTCTAG
- the nadC gene encoding carboxylating nicotinate-nucleotide diphosphorylase, with product MVPLNYLLRFIEEDAPFGDVTSEAVIPEDTRAKAVVIAKQGGVIAGVEEAKALFEHFGVKVEVRRRDGEEVERGEVILELDGNARSILLVERTALNVMGRMSGIATEVRGLVEKVRAVNPKVRVAGTRKTLLKPIDKRAILIGGGETHRFSLSDAILIKDNHLTLVPLEEAIRRAKAFSVYKVVEVEVETLEDALKAARAGADVIMLDNMRPKEIEEVLEALKREGLRENVKIEISGGITPENIAEYARLDVDVISLGYLTHSVKNFDVSLDIIGRP from the coding sequence ATGGTTCCACTCAATTACCTGCTCCGGTTCATCGAGGAGGATGCGCCCTTCGGTGACGTCACGAGCGAGGCCGTGATTCCCGAGGATACTCGGGCGAAGGCCGTGGTAATCGCGAAGCAGGGGGGCGTTATAGCGGGCGTTGAAGAAGCAAAGGCCCTCTTCGAGCACTTCGGGGTTAAGGTTGAGGTCCGGAGGCGGGACGGCGAGGAAGTCGAGAGGGGCGAAGTCATCCTTGAGCTCGATGGAAACGCCCGCTCCATCCTCCTCGTCGAGAGAACGGCACTCAACGTCATGGGCAGGATGAGCGGGATTGCCACGGAGGTCAGGGGGCTCGTGGAGAAAGTCCGCGCGGTCAATCCCAAGGTAAGGGTTGCCGGAACCAGGAAGACCCTCCTCAAACCGATTGACAAGCGCGCTATTCTCATCGGCGGCGGGGAAACTCACCGCTTTTCCCTGAGCGACGCGATACTCATAAAGGACAACCACCTTACCCTAGTTCCACTGGAGGAGGCCATAAGACGCGCGAAGGCCTTCAGCGTTTACAAGGTCGTCGAGGTTGAGGTTGAGACCCTTGAGGACGCCCTAAAGGCGGCCAGAGCCGGGGCCGACGTGATAATGCTCGACAACATGAGGCCGAAAGAGATTGAGGAGGTTCTTGAGGCACTGAAGCGTGAGGGGCTGAGGGAAAATGTCAAAATTGAGATTTCCGGCGGGATAACGCCGGAGAACATAGCCGAGTACGCGAGGCTCGACGTGGACGTTATCAGCCTCGGCTACCTCACGCACTCCGTCAAGAACTTCGACGTCAGCCTTGATATAATCGGGAGGCCCTGA
- the nadA gene encoding quinolinate synthase NadA produces MEMEKLVEEIMRLKEERNAIIMAHNYQLPEIQDIADFLGDSLELARKAVDIEADVIAFAGVDFMAETAKILNPEKTVLLPTRRATCAMANMLRPEHIIELKKRYPEAPVVLYVNTTAETKALADVTVTSANAVKIVEKLDSDVIIFGPDKNLGSYVARQTGKKVIPVPEHGHCYVHRKFTLEDVERARKLYPKAKLMVHPECEPEVQEQADVIVSTGGMIRRAKEWDEWVVFTEREMVYRLSKLYPNIRFHPAREDATCIGMKAITLNHIYESLRDMKYEVEVPAEIAERARKAIERMLEMS; encoded by the coding sequence ATGGAGATGGAGAAGCTGGTTGAGGAAATCATGAGGCTTAAGGAAGAGCGCAACGCCATAATCATGGCCCACAACTACCAGTTACCTGAGATACAGGACATAGCGGACTTCCTCGGCGACAGCCTTGAGCTCGCGAGGAAGGCCGTGGACATTGAGGCGGACGTGATAGCCTTTGCCGGCGTTGACTTCATGGCTGAGACCGCGAAAATCCTCAACCCCGAGAAGACCGTTCTCCTCCCCACGAGGAGGGCAACCTGCGCGATGGCCAACATGCTCAGGCCGGAGCACATAATCGAGCTCAAAAAGCGCTATCCAGAGGCCCCCGTGGTTCTCTACGTCAATACCACAGCCGAGACCAAGGCTCTGGCCGACGTTACGGTCACATCGGCCAACGCGGTAAAAATCGTGGAGAAGCTCGACTCAGATGTTATAATCTTCGGCCCGGACAAGAACCTCGGAAGCTACGTTGCCAGGCAGACCGGAAAGAAGGTAATCCCTGTCCCGGAGCACGGCCACTGCTACGTCCACCGTAAGTTCACGCTGGAAGACGTCGAGCGCGCGAGGAAGCTTTATCCAAAGGCAAAGCTCATGGTGCACCCCGAGTGCGAGCCGGAGGTTCAGGAACAGGCGGATGTGATAGTCTCCACGGGCGGGATGATAAGGCGCGCAAAGGAATGGGACGAGTGGGTGGTCTTCACGGAGAGGGAGATGGTCTACCGCCTGAGCAAGCTCTACCCGAACATCAGGTTCCACCCCGCGCGGGAGGACGCCACCTGCATCGGGATGAAGGCGATAACCCTTAACCACATCTACGAGTCGCTGAGGGATATGAAGTACGAGGTGGAAGTGCCGGCGGAGATAGCCGAGAGGGCGAGGAAAGCGATAGAGAGGATGCTGGAGATGAGCTGA
- a CDS encoding nucleotidyltransferase family protein, with product MIKKAVIPIGGEATRLRPLTIETSKGLVRLLNKPILEHSILNLARDGIEEVYLGVKGYVNYASLFDYFREGYWLKKKYGLEHEVRIRYMPRYESTTNGDAVWYTMRYYGIKEPVVVIQGDNIYQLDVQDMYNWHREKNAFMTIALQRVEDVTGFGVAKIDDDYRIEYFVEKPKPEEAPSNLANTGIYILSENFWEFLDELWAKEMRDRKALDFGGEIIPALIEHGYDVYGYPMEGYWFDVGTPERYLNAAMYLLRHLPPEDMDAINVTHDVYMQGKSEMSEGLRREIKERIKRGELLVEGKVLLGRHISIGRDTALEDAVIDNYSMLGKRCEVLHSVVMDRVKMGSNVRIMNSIIGRHVEIGDNVRIVNSVIGDNAVISDNVRMYNVKIWPHEFVERGATLEHYTVRSINVPKR from the coding sequence ATGATAAAGAAAGCGGTGATTCCCATAGGGGGGGAGGCGACCCGCCTGAGACCCCTCACGATAGAGACATCGAAGGGCCTCGTAAGGCTCCTGAACAAACCGATCCTCGAGCACTCTATTCTGAACCTCGCGCGCGACGGCATCGAGGAGGTCTACCTTGGGGTGAAGGGCTACGTGAACTACGCCTCACTTTTCGACTACTTCCGCGAGGGCTACTGGCTCAAAAAGAAGTACGGGCTTGAGCACGAGGTGAGAATCCGCTACATGCCGCGCTACGAGAGCACGACCAACGGGGATGCGGTCTGGTACACCATGCGCTACTACGGCATAAAGGAGCCCGTGGTGGTTATCCAGGGCGACAACATCTACCAGCTGGACGTTCAAGACATGTACAATTGGCACAGGGAGAAGAACGCCTTCATGACGATAGCGCTCCAACGCGTGGAGGACGTTACGGGCTTTGGCGTAGCGAAGATAGACGACGATTACAGGATAGAGTACTTCGTTGAGAAGCCCAAACCCGAGGAGGCTCCGAGCAACCTGGCCAACACGGGCATCTACATACTCTCGGAGAACTTCTGGGAGTTCCTTGACGAGCTGTGGGCGAAGGAGATGAGGGATAGAAAGGCCCTTGACTTCGGCGGCGAGATAATCCCCGCGCTAATAGAGCACGGCTACGACGTTTACGGTTATCCAATGGAGGGCTACTGGTTCGACGTGGGCACGCCGGAGCGCTACCTCAACGCGGCGATGTACCTCCTCCGGCATCTACCCCCAGAGGACATGGACGCCATCAACGTGACCCACGACGTCTACATGCAGGGCAAATCCGAGATGTCCGAGGGGCTCCGGCGGGAGATAAAGGAGCGCATAAAGCGCGGCGAGCTCCTGGTGGAGGGGAAGGTGCTCCTCGGGAGGCACATCTCCATTGGAAGGGACACGGCCCTCGAGGACGCGGTGATAGACAACTACTCGATGCTGGGCAAACGCTGCGAGGTGCTACACTCCGTAGTCATGGACAGGGTGAAGATGGGGAGCAACGTCAGGATAATGAACTCCATAATAGGAAGGCACGTCGAGATAGGGGACAACGTTAGGATAGTCAACTCGGTCATAGGGGACAACGCCGTCATAAGCGACAATGTGAGGATGTACAACGTCAAGATATGGCCCCACGAGTTCGTTGAGAGGGGTGCAACGCTCGAGCACTACACGGTGAGGAGCATAAACGTCCCGAAGAGGTAA
- a CDS encoding formate--phosphoribosylaminoimidazolecarboxamide ligase, with amino-acid sequence MGTTVATYASHSALQILHGAKGEGFQTIAFGKARVRPLYTKYFPVADTFIESDYPEDELLERNAIIIPTGSFVAHLGVELVEKMKVPYYGNKAVLRWESDRTLERKWLEKAKLRLPMIYRDPDEIDGPVIVKPHGARGGRGYFLARSPADFWEKAGRLGIRDKEDLSEVQIQEYVVGVPVYPHYFYSKLNRELELMSVDRRYESNADAIGRIPAGEQLGLGLGTNYTVVGNIPLVLRESLLMDVIEAGERVVKVAEELMGGLWGPFCLEGVFTEELEFVVFEISARIVAGTNPFVHGSPYTWLRYDEPVSTGRRIAMELRQALEEERLGEILT; translated from the coding sequence ATGGGAACCACCGTGGCAACCTACGCTTCACACTCGGCCCTGCAGATACTCCACGGGGCGAAGGGGGAGGGGTTCCAAACGATAGCCTTCGGAAAGGCGAGAGTCAGGCCCCTCTACACGAAATACTTCCCCGTGGCTGACACTTTCATTGAGAGTGATTATCCTGAGGATGAGCTGTTGGAGAGGAACGCCATAATTATTCCTACGGGCTCCTTCGTCGCCCATCTCGGCGTTGAGCTCGTGGAGAAGATGAAGGTTCCATACTACGGCAACAAGGCCGTCTTGAGATGGGAGAGCGACCGCACTCTCGAGCGGAAGTGGCTGGAGAAGGCGAAGCTGAGGCTTCCAATGATTTACAGAGACCCCGACGAGATAGACGGCCCCGTCATCGTCAAGCCCCACGGCGCCCGGGGCGGAAGGGGATACTTTCTGGCCAGAAGCCCCGCGGATTTCTGGGAAAAGGCCGGGCGGCTCGGCATCAGGGACAAGGAAGACCTATCTGAAGTTCAGATACAGGAGTACGTGGTTGGCGTTCCGGTGTATCCCCACTACTTCTATTCGAAGCTCAACCGCGAGCTCGAGCTGATGAGCGTTGACAGACGCTATGAGTCCAACGCCGACGCCATAGGCAGGATTCCAGCGGGGGAGCAGCTAGGCCTTGGGCTGGGCACGAACTACACTGTGGTGGGCAACATCCCCCTTGTTCTGAGGGAGAGTCTGCTCATGGACGTCATCGAGGCGGGCGAAAGAGTCGTCAAAGTTGCGGAGGAGCTGATGGGTGGCCTGTGGGGACCCTTCTGCCTTGAAGGAGTGTTCACCGAGGAACTGGAATTTGTCGTCTTCGAAATCTCGGCCAGGATAGTCGCCGGCACAAACCCCTTCGTCCACGGCTCGCCATACACATGGCTTCGCTACGATGAGCCGGTGAGCACGGGAAGGAGGATAGCCATGGAGCTGAGGCAGGCGTTGGAGGAGGAAAGGCTGGGGGAGATTTTAACATAG
- a CDS encoding type II toxin-antitoxin system VapC family toxin yields the protein MKVVLDTSVVVNLFSGFYPDRSQVAKKIAKLSEMGILEVYAPRLGEFEFVSVLSRFLPRELVEEAHEIYLELVADFVGEGLLSDKILELAFTTGHRVPDLYFVATAQHINALLLTNDRKMADMARSVGVKAFYLAEEADEFFKLVGVDG from the coding sequence ATGAAAGTCGTCCTCGATACCTCAGTTGTAGTCAATCTTTTTTCTGGTTTTTACCCAGATAGGTCACAAGTCGCCAAAAAGATCGCCAAGCTCTCGGAAATGGGCATCCTTGAGGTTTATGCTCCACGACTCGGAGAGTTTGAATTCGTATCGGTTTTATCCAGATTTCTTCCCAGAGAACTTGTGGAAGAAGCCCATGAGATATACCTAGAACTCGTTGCAGACTTTGTAGGGGAGGGGCTTTTATCCGATAAAATTCTCGAACTTGCATTTACGACTGGCCATCGCGTTCCTGACCTCTACTTCGTTGCGACTGCACAACATATTAACGCCCTTCTCCTAACCAACGACCGAAAAATGGCCGATATGGCCAGATCCGTTGGTGTGAAGGCCTTCTACCTCGCTGAAGAGGCCGACGAGTTTTTCAAGCTTGTGGGGGTGGATGGATGA
- the guaA gene encoding glutamine-hydrolyzing GMP synthase: MWEKFIEEKVGEIRETVGDGKAIIALSGGVDSSTAAILAHKAIGERLHAVFVNTGFMRKNEPEFVVKTFRDEFGLNLHYVDASERFFRELKGVTDPEEKRKIIGRVFIEVFEEVAREINADFLIQGTIAPDWIESQGKIKSHHNVGGLPERLNLKLIEPLRDLYKDEVRELAKELGLPEKIYNRMPFPGPGLAVRVLGEVTPEKVAIVREANAIVEEEIEKANLKPWQAFAVLLGVKTVGVQGDIRAYKETIAVRVVESLDGMTANAMNVPWEALQKIAFRITSEIPEVGRVLYDITNKPPATIEFE, encoded by the coding sequence ATGTGGGAGAAGTTCATCGAGGAGAAGGTTGGGGAGATACGGGAGACGGTCGGCGATGGAAAGGCCATCATAGCGCTCTCCGGCGGTGTTGACAGCTCAACCGCCGCGATTCTGGCACACAAAGCGATAGGCGAGAGACTTCATGCAGTTTTCGTGAACACGGGCTTCATGCGCAAGAATGAGCCAGAGTTCGTTGTCAAGACCTTCCGCGACGAGTTCGGGCTGAACCTCCACTACGTGGATGCCAGCGAGCGCTTCTTCAGGGAGCTTAAGGGCGTGACAGACCCGGAGGAGAAGAGGAAGATAATCGGAAGAGTATTCATCGAGGTCTTTGAAGAGGTCGCGAGGGAGATAAACGCCGACTTCCTAATCCAGGGGACTATAGCCCCGGACTGGATAGAGAGCCAGGGCAAGATAAAGAGCCACCACAACGTCGGCGGTTTGCCAGAGAGGCTCAACCTCAAGCTGATCGAGCCTTTGAGGGACCTCTACAAGGACGAGGTCAGGGAGCTGGCAAAGGAGCTCGGCCTTCCGGAGAAAATCTACAACCGCATGCCCTTCCCGGGGCCGGGGTTGGCCGTTAGGGTCCTTGGCGAGGTCACCCCTGAGAAGGTGGCAATCGTTAGAGAAGCCAACGCCATAGTCGAGGAGGAGATTGAGAAAGCTAATCTAAAGCCCTGGCAGGCCTTCGCAGTTCTGTTGGGCGTTAAGACAGTCGGCGTTCAGGGCGACATAAGGGCCTACAAGGAGACGATAGCGGTTCGTGTGGTAGAAAGCCTCGACGGCATGACTGCCAACGCGATGAACGTCCCATGGGAAGCCCTTCAGAAGATAGCCTTCAGGATAACGAGCGAGATTCCAGAAGTAGGGAGGGTGCTCTACGACATCACAAACAAGCCACCGGCGACAATAGAGTTTGAGTGA
- a CDS encoding ABC transporter permease has translation MRVRWHHALLALPLAFLLLFFYYPIVSIAKTGLWDNGPTFRYLLGVLSNPYYRRVILFTIGQALASTALTLLLGLPGAYLFARYDFPGKRFIRALLTVPFVMPSVMVALGFILLFGRSGLFTSLLGRDLGILYSWKAILLAHAFYNFPVVVRMVSSLWQRINPHYEEAAMSLGARGFTLFRKVTLPMLYPAIFASSMLTFIFSFLSFSIPLIIGGYRYATMEVAIFTTIMTLLDFKTGAALAILQMAMSFTFMYVYLKSLETYSRAEEQRVFREPVKLSLKELAGIRGVLIGFYSLIVALFIVSPLLAVVYHSFTYGGSFTLRWYERLFDPSYNPIFGSNSIRAIGYTFLFGFATVLLSTIVALSVAYASHRWRFKGKTLFDALTTLPLGSSAIVIGLGYIRAFHAPPLELLGSPFLIAAAHTVIAYPFALRAISASLKKIKPSLGEAAMSLGASDVRAFLAVELPLAFGGILVGAIFAFAMSIAELGATYMIYKPQYTTVTIAIYRYLGSRQFGPASAMAVVLMLVSLVGFLIIERTGEEIW, from the coding sequence ATGAGGGTTAGATGGCACCACGCACTGCTCGCGCTCCCACTGGCGTTCCTGCTCCTCTTTTTCTACTATCCCATAGTTAGTATAGCCAAAACTGGGCTCTGGGATAACGGGCCTACGTTCAGATACCTCCTTGGAGTCCTCTCCAATCCCTACTATCGGAGGGTCATCCTCTTCACGATCGGCCAGGCCCTCGCCTCAACGGCTTTAACGCTCCTCCTGGGCCTCCCGGGGGCATACCTCTTCGCCCGCTACGACTTCCCGGGAAAGCGCTTCATAAGGGCCCTGTTGACGGTTCCATTTGTCATGCCCAGCGTTATGGTAGCCCTCGGCTTCATCCTCCTCTTCGGGCGCTCGGGGCTCTTCACCTCCCTGCTCGGCCGCGACCTTGGAATCCTCTACTCCTGGAAGGCGATCCTCCTCGCCCACGCCTTCTACAACTTTCCGGTCGTGGTGAGGATGGTCTCGTCGCTGTGGCAGCGCATCAACCCCCACTACGAGGAAGCTGCGATGAGTCTCGGGGCAAGGGGATTCACGCTCTTCCGGAAGGTTACCCTGCCGATGCTCTACCCGGCGATATTCGCCTCCTCCATGCTCACCTTCATCTTCTCCTTCCTGAGCTTCTCCATACCCCTCATAATCGGGGGCTACCGCTACGCCACCATGGAGGTTGCCATATTCACGACCATAATGACGCTCCTCGACTTCAAGACAGGGGCGGCACTGGCGATACTGCAGATGGCCATGAGCTTCACGTTCATGTACGTCTACCTCAAGAGCCTCGAAACCTACTCACGGGCCGAGGAGCAAAGGGTATTCAGAGAGCCGGTGAAGCTGAGCCTGAAGGAGCTCGCCGGAATAAGGGGCGTTTTGATAGGCTTTTACTCCCTAATCGTGGCCCTCTTCATAGTCTCGCCCCTTCTGGCGGTTGTTTATCACTCCTTCACCTACGGGGGAAGCTTCACGCTAAGGTGGTACGAAAGACTCTTCGATCCCTCCTACAACCCCATCTTTGGATCAAACAGCATCAGGGCGATAGGCTACACCTTCCTCTTCGGCTTCGCCACGGTGCTCCTGTCCACCATAGTGGCCCTGAGCGTGGCCTACGCCTCCCACCGCTGGCGCTTTAAGGGCAAAACGCTCTTCGATGCCCTCACCACACTCCCCCTTGGCTCCTCGGCAATAGTCATAGGACTCGGCTACATCAGGGCCTTTCACGCCCCTCCCCTCGAGCTGCTCGGGAGCCCCTTCCTCATAGCGGCCGCCCACACGGTGATAGCCTACCCCTTCGCCCTTAGGGCAATCTCCGCATCGCTAAAGAAGATAAAGCCTTCCCTCGGGGAAGCGGCCATGAGCCTCGGGGCGAGCGACGTCCGGGCGTTTCTTGCTGTAGAGCTCCCCCTGGCCTTCGGAGGAATACTCGTGGGGGCCATATTCGCCTTCGCGATGAGTATAGCGGAGCTCGGGGCAACGTACATGATATACAAGCCACAGTACACGACGGTCACGATAGCCATCTACCGCTATCTTGGATCAAGGCAGTTCGGGCCCGCGTCGGCCATGGCCGTCGTTCTGATGCTGGTCAGCTTGGTGGGATTTCTCATTATCGAGAGGACGGGTGAGGAGATATGGTGA
- a CDS encoding thiamine ABC transporter substrate-binding protein: MKKVALLLAAFLIMGAALGCVSQSSQEKRSPTTTETPTLVVYSYDSFEYIAKAAIPKFEEKYGVKVELQLIGDAGEVLNRLILEKDNPRADVVVGIDNSLAAKAIDAGILEPYKPSNIGIVPKELIDMLDPTYHLIPYDYGYIAINYDSRHVSNPPVSLEDLTKPEWKGKLVIEDPRTSSPGAAFLIWTVAVYGEDGYLNYWKALKDNDVQIVKGWSEAWGAFMNGEFPLVLSYATSPAATVYYDNITYVKAVAFEEGNYLQVEGAGIIKGTKNRELAQKFIEFLLSEDFQGEIPTNQWMYPVNKNVELPKVYSYAVPLEELKSATPNPEYIKNNFDRWIREWTELMVQGKSPGEIIKERG; the protein is encoded by the coding sequence ATGAAGAAGGTGGCACTCTTACTGGCGGCTTTCCTGATCATGGGGGCTGCCCTCGGGTGCGTGAGCCAGAGCTCTCAGGAAAAGAGGAGCCCAACTACGACGGAGACGCCAACGCTCGTTGTCTACTCCTACGACAGCTTTGAGTACATCGCGAAGGCCGCCATACCGAAGTTCGAGGAGAAGTACGGCGTCAAGGTGGAGCTCCAGCTCATAGGTGACGCTGGAGAGGTTCTCAACAGGCTGATACTTGAGAAGGACAACCCAAGGGCGGACGTTGTGGTTGGAATTGACAACAGCCTCGCCGCCAAGGCCATAGATGCGGGGATACTTGAACCCTACAAGCCCTCAAACATTGGCATCGTTCCAAAGGAGCTCATAGACATGCTCGACCCCACATACCACCTAATCCCCTACGACTACGGGTACATAGCCATCAACTACGACTCCCGCCACGTTTCAAACCCGCCGGTAAGCCTCGAAGACCTAACAAAACCTGAGTGGAAGGGCAAGCTCGTAATCGAAGATCCAAGGACGAGCTCACCTGGAGCGGCTTTCCTCATATGGACGGTGGCCGTTTACGGCGAGGACGGTTACCTCAACTACTGGAAGGCCCTCAAGGACAACGACGTCCAGATCGTCAAGGGATGGAGTGAGGCGTGGGGGGCCTTCATGAACGGTGAGTTCCCGCTCGTGCTCAGCTACGCGACCTCTCCAGCCGCTACCGTCTACTACGACAACATAACCTACGTTAAGGCAGTAGCCTTCGAGGAGGGTAACTACCTCCAGGTGGAGGGCGCGGGAATAATTAAGGGCACCAAGAACAGGGAGCTCGCCCAGAAGTTCATAGAGTTCCTCCTAAGCGAGGACTTCCAGGGGGAGATACCCACCAACCAGTGGATGTATCCCGTAAACAAAAACGTGGAGCTCCCCAAGGTTTACAGCTACGCGGTTCCCCTTGAAGAGCTCAAATCCGCCACCCCGAACCCCGAGTACATCAAGAACAACTTCGACCGCTGGATAAGGGAGTGGACGGAGCTCATGGTTCAGGGCAAGAGCCCGGGGGAGATCATCAAGGAGAGAGGATAG
- a CDS encoding ABC transporter ATP-binding protein, which produces MVRLRLEGITLKREGFTLSIPHLEVREGEFMTLLGPSGCGKTTTLRVIAGFEKAEGKVLFGEEDVTDRAPYERNIGIVFQDYALFPHMTVFENVAFGLRLRKLPRREIERRVEEALSLVGLEGFEKRYPEQLSGGQMQRVALARALVIRPRVLLLDEPLSNLDAKIRERLRGEIKRIQRELGLTTIYVTHDQEEAMAISDRIAVMNEGRILQVGKPLELYYRPRDEFVAKFFGTSNILDLNSENGRACLGRICFETKVEGRVRVFFRPESVFITEGDDAQVVDYELLPGRIRFFLDVEDRRIVAERFITELPFGPETVPKKVGIEVRAYSILSP; this is translated from the coding sequence ATGGTGAGGCTTAGACTTGAGGGAATAACGTTGAAAAGGGAGGGTTTCACGCTCTCAATCCCCCACCTAGAGGTTAGGGAGGGGGAGTTCATGACCCTGCTCGGCCCCAGCGGCTGCGGTAAGACGACGACGCTGAGAGTAATAGCGGGCTTTGAGAAGGCCGAGGGGAAGGTTCTCTTCGGGGAGGAGGACGTCACCGATAGGGCTCCCTACGAGCGCAACATAGGGATAGTCTTCCAGGACTACGCGCTCTTTCCTCACATGACCGTTTTTGAGAACGTGGCCTTCGGGTTAAGGCTCAGGAAGCTTCCGAGGAGAGAAATTGAGCGCCGTGTGGAGGAGGCACTCTCCCTCGTTGGCCTTGAGGGATTTGAGAAGCGCTACCCCGAGCAGCTTTCGGGCGGTCAGATGCAGAGAGTAGCTCTCGCGAGGGCGCTTGTGATAAGGCCGAGGGTTCTCCTGCTGGACGAGCCGCTCTCGAACCTCGACGCTAAGATAAGGGAAAGGCTGAGGGGTGAGATAAAGAGGATCCAGAGGGAGCTGGGCCTTACCACGATATACGTCACCCACGACCAGGAGGAGGCGATGGCTATAAGCGACAGGATAGCGGTCATGAACGAGGGGAGGATACTCCAGGTTGGGAAGCCCCTCGAGCTCTACTACCGTCCAAGGGACGAGTTCGTGGCGAAGTTCTTCGGAACGAGCAACATCCTTGATCTAAACTCCGAGAACGGAAGGGCATGCCTAGGGAGAATCTGCTTCGAAACGAAGGTCGAAGGCAGGGTCAGGGTCTTCTTCAGGCCCGAGAGTGTGTTTATAACGGAGGGAGATGACGCCCAAGTTGTGGACTACGAGCTCCTGCCCGGGAGAATCAGGTTTTTCCTCGATGTTGAGGATAGAAGAATCGTCGCGGAGCGCTTCATAACGGAACTCCCCTTTGGCCCCGAGACCGTTCCAAAAAAAGTGGGAATAGAGGTGAGAGCGTACTCTATCCTCTCTCCTTGA
- a CDS encoding antitoxin AF2212-like protein, with translation MGENVEVVEAVYENGVLKPLKPLKLKEGEHLVIKLYRKDIVERTEKFRKILSPENFKESPEEYLQKLREERL, from the coding sequence ATGGGTGAAAACGTAGAGGTCGTTGAGGCGGTTTATGAGAACGGTGTGCTGAAGCCGCTTAAGCCGCTGAAGCTCAAGGAAGGGGAACATCTGGTGATAAAGCTCTACCGGAAGGACATAGTTGAAAGAACGGAAAAGTTCAGGAAAATACTCTCTCCCGAGAACTTCAAAGAAAGCCCTGAAGAGTACCTCCAGAAGCTCAGGGAGGAGCGACTATGA